A portion of the Shewanella sp. SNU WT4 genome contains these proteins:
- the recN gene encoding DNA repair protein RecN, translating into MLSQISIHNFAIVRFLELDFSAGMTSITGETGAGKSIAIDALGLCLGNRADASSVRPGCDKAEVSARFSLSDVPAAQRWLEDNDLELDTECILRRIITTEGRSRAYINGNPVPLAQLKALGQLLVGIHGQHAHHAMLKSDQQLALLDSYANHKFLQEAVINAYQQVRQSEAELKRLTLSSNERLARRQLLQYQVQELDEFNLQAGEFQEIESEHKRLANGSALIDNCQHSLQLIQDSDDATIEQLLNKVINLTDEISEFDPVLANVCTMLNEALITIQESANELNHFQSKLELDPEHFAELEARLTLCMQLARKHLVMPELLFERHQELVTELATIDSDDQALTELEQVLAAKRSHYLEQAKKLNQSRTRHAKELEKLVCQSIQQLNMPKAKFVIEVNFNEQTISTLGCDNVEFQVTTNPGQPLQALAKVASGGELSRIGLGIQVITARKVATPTLIFDEVDVGISGSTAAVVGRMLRQLGQSTQVLCVTHLPQVAGNGHQHMFVDKTNKGGQTETTMKPLNQEQRISELARLLGGDTITANTLANAKELLQ; encoded by the coding sequence ATGCTCAGCCAAATTAGCATTCACAATTTTGCCATTGTCCGTTTTTTGGAATTAGACTTCAGCGCCGGTATGACCAGTATCACTGGTGAAACAGGAGCAGGTAAGTCCATCGCTATTGATGCGCTAGGTTTATGCTTAGGTAATCGCGCCGACGCCTCAAGCGTTCGACCTGGGTGCGACAAAGCCGAGGTGAGTGCACGCTTTAGTTTAAGCGACGTTCCTGCGGCGCAGCGCTGGCTGGAAGACAACGATCTCGAACTCGACACTGAATGTATTTTACGCCGCATTATTACCACTGAAGGCCGCAGTCGTGCCTACATCAATGGCAATCCTGTTCCTTTAGCCCAGCTTAAGGCGCTTGGACAATTGCTGGTGGGTATTCATGGTCAACATGCCCATCACGCCATGCTTAAGTCCGATCAGCAACTAGCCTTGCTTGATAGCTACGCGAACCACAAGTTCTTACAAGAAGCTGTCATCAATGCTTATCAGCAAGTGCGTCAAAGTGAGGCTGAGCTAAAGCGCTTAACCTTAAGTAGCAACGAACGACTGGCGCGCCGCCAATTACTGCAATACCAAGTGCAAGAGCTGGATGAATTTAACCTGCAAGCCGGTGAATTTCAGGAAATTGAATCTGAGCATAAGCGCTTAGCTAATGGCTCGGCGTTAATTGATAATTGTCAGCATAGTTTGCAACTCATCCAAGACAGTGACGATGCCACTATTGAGCAATTGCTTAATAAGGTGATTAATTTAACCGATGAGATCAGTGAGTTTGACCCTGTGCTTGCTAATGTCTGCACTATGTTGAACGAAGCGCTAATTACCATTCAAGAAAGCGCTAATGAGCTCAATCATTTTCAATCAAAGCTTGAGCTCGACCCTGAACATTTCGCCGAATTAGAAGCACGATTAACCTTGTGTATGCAATTGGCGAGAAAGCATTTAGTCATGCCTGAGTTATTGTTTGAGCGCCACCAAGAGTTAGTGACTGAACTTGCGACTATTGATTCTGACGATCAAGCCTTAACTGAGTTAGAACAAGTATTGGCCGCTAAACGCAGCCATTATCTTGAGCAAGCAAAAAAACTAAATCAAAGCCGCACTCGCCACGCCAAAGAACTAGAAAAGCTGGTGTGCCAATCGATTCAACAATTGAATATGCCAAAAGCCAAGTTTGTGATTGAAGTTAACTTCAACGAGCAAACCATATCAACCTTAGGCTGTGACAATGTTGAGTTTCAAGTGACGACTAACCCAGGCCAACCTTTGCAAGCACTGGCAAAAGTGGCGTCTGGCGGCGAATTATCGCGGATTGGTCTAGGTATTCAGGTAATTACCGCGCGCAAAGTAGCCACTCCGACCTTGATATTTGATGAAGTGGATGTCGGGATTTCAGGCTCAACCGCTGCTGTGGTGGGTAGAATGCTGCGCCAATTAGGGCAATCGACTCAAGTATTGTGCGTCACTCACTTGCCACAAGTTGCCGGTAATGGTCATCAACATATGTTTGTTGATAAAACCAATAAAGGCGGCCAAACAGAAACTACGATGAAACCGCTCAATCAAGAGCAACGAATTTCTGAACTGGCGCGCCTACTGGGCGGTGATACCATCACAGCAAACACCTTAGCTAATGCTAAGGAATTACTGCAATAA
- a CDS encoding SulP family inorganic anion transporter — protein sequence MFSKGILAWFPGLSLIREYQRQWFKDDLRAGISVAAVALPVAVAYAQLTGVNPMAGLYSCILPMLVYALMGSSRQLIIGPDAATCAVIAAVIAPLASGDPVKYWQLAMTMSLMTGIWCLIASKVRLGLFADFLSRPILLGLLNGVALTIIVGQFSKIFGIKFKHIYLLERLASIPNILHQIHWATISISMLCFLSFILVKRLRPDWPAAMFAMSVAALVVWLFNLDKVGVAVVGPLTGGIPQMQTPSFELGMLRELVLPALNLALVSFVSMMLTARSFAAKNNYEVDADQEFKALGVANIASALSQGFAISGADSRTAVNDANGGRTQLVSVIAAIIIAIVALFLTAPLQFIPLGALSVVLVIASISLIDLKAIWLLKQRDKTAFILSVVTLSSVLIIGVIPGITLAVLLGLFQFIMVVMRPTDQVLGLDSKGVLRSIDTSDKAKKIPSVLIFRFNSPLTYFNSVYFKRRILLRIKEQDEQVECVIVDAVACFSHLDLSVMAMLQQLHLELKNKGCRLVLAGRKRQLLSWFDTSGIPTGDGSILVRSDLYLAIRMNQAYKEALAEGEAPQISKAQDQHTVLVHSML from the coding sequence ATGTTTTCAAAAGGAATTTTGGCGTGGTTTCCAGGTTTGTCCTTGATACGTGAGTATCAAAGGCAATGGTTCAAAGATGATCTGCGCGCTGGAATTTCTGTGGCGGCCGTGGCTTTACCTGTGGCCGTCGCTTATGCGCAGCTTACCGGTGTTAACCCTATGGCGGGTTTGTATTCCTGTATTTTACCTATGCTGGTTTATGCCCTGATGGGATCATCAAGGCAGCTCATCATAGGCCCAGATGCAGCCACATGCGCCGTGATTGCCGCAGTTATTGCCCCATTAGCTTCTGGTGACCCAGTTAAATACTGGCAGTTGGCCATGACCATGTCACTAATGACAGGGATATGGTGCTTGATTGCCAGTAAAGTGCGTTTAGGATTATTTGCTGACTTTTTATCGCGCCCAATTTTACTTGGGCTGCTTAATGGCGTGGCCTTAACTATTATCGTTGGCCAATTCTCTAAAATATTTGGCATTAAATTTAAGCATATTTATTTACTCGAGCGCTTAGCCTCTATTCCTAATATCTTGCATCAAATTCACTGGGCCACCATCAGTATTAGTATGCTGTGTTTTTTAAGTTTTATTTTGGTCAAACGCTTACGCCCAGACTGGCCTGCGGCCATGTTTGCTATGTCAGTAGCAGCACTTGTGGTATGGCTGTTTAACTTAGATAAGGTCGGGGTAGCAGTCGTCGGGCCATTAACTGGCGGCATCCCACAAATGCAGACCCCAAGCTTTGAGCTCGGCATGCTAAGGGAGTTAGTGTTACCCGCCTTAAACTTAGCCTTAGTGAGTTTCGTGAGTATGATGCTGACAGCAAGAAGCTTTGCTGCCAAAAATAATTATGAAGTGGACGCCGACCAAGAATTTAAGGCGCTTGGGGTGGCCAATATTGCCTCGGCCTTATCCCAAGGTTTTGCTATTAGTGGCGCGGATTCCCGCACTGCGGTTAATGATGCCAATGGCGGCCGCACCCAATTAGTGTCAGTTATTGCAGCCATCATAATTGCCATAGTTGCCTTGTTTCTTACCGCACCTTTGCAATTTATCCCGCTTGGTGCCTTGTCTGTGGTGTTAGTTATTGCCTCAATTTCGCTTATCGACCTCAAAGCCATTTGGTTGTTAAAACAAAGGGATAAAACTGCCTTTATCTTATCTGTCGTAACGTTAAGTTCAGTACTGATTATTGGGGTAATTCCTGGGATTACCCTTGCGGTATTACTCGGATTATTTCAATTTATTATGGTGGTGATGCGCCCGACCGATCAGGTATTAGGGCTAGATAGTAAGGGGGTATTACGCAGCATAGATACGTCCGATAAAGCTAAGAAAATTCCATCAGTGCTTATTTTTCGCTTTAATTCGCCTTTGACCTATTTTAATTCTGTGTATTTTAAACGCCGGATATTATTAAGAATTAAAGAGCAAGATGAGCAAGTGGAGTGCGTAATAGTTGATGCTGTCGCTTGCTTTAGTCATTTAGATTTAAGCGTCATGGCCATGCTGCAGCAGTTGCATCTTGAGCTAAAAAATAAAGGTTGCCGCTTAGTATTAGCTGGGCGTAAACGTCAACTTTTGTCTTGGTTTGATACTTCTGGCATTCCAACCGGCGATGGCTCTATCTTAGTGCGCTCAGATCTCTACTTAGCGATTCGTATGAATCAAGCTTACAAAGAGGCCTTGGCAGAAGGCGAAGCGCCGCAAATCAGTAAAGCGCAAGACCAACATACTGTGCTGGTGCACAGTATGTTGTAA
- the ltaE gene encoding low-specificity L-threonine aldolase: MTTEVFDFRSDTVTQPTAAMRAAMANAPVGDDVYGDDPSVNRLEALAAEMLGFDAALFTSSGTQANLLALMGHCERGDEYICGQHSHNYKYEGGGAAVLGSIQPQPLENLSDGTLDLQSIINAIKPDDHHFARTRLISLENTIGGQVLPQQYLADAQQLAFNNRLKIHLDGARLANAAVANNCDMADIAQYFDSVSVCLSKGLAAPVGSLLLGDEALIAKARRWRKVLGGGMRQAGILAAAGELALTTQVSRLAQDHDNAKYLAEQLLSIDELTIDMAKVETNMVFAGINGALNSQMLVTHLREQGVIISGGNSLRFVLHKDISRLGVDKLVSGIKSFLSC; the protein is encoded by the coding sequence ATGACAACTGAGGTTTTTGATTTTAGAAGTGACACTGTCACTCAGCCGACAGCAGCTATGCGTGCTGCCATGGCTAACGCTCCAGTGGGTGATGATGTTTATGGTGATGACCCGAGCGTTAATCGCCTAGAAGCCTTAGCCGCCGAGATGTTGGGCTTTGATGCGGCGTTATTTACCTCAAGCGGTACCCAAGCTAACTTATTGGCGTTAATGGGGCATTGTGAGCGTGGCGATGAGTATATTTGTGGCCAGCATTCCCATAACTATAAATACGAAGGGGGCGGCGCTGCGGTGCTCGGTAGTATTCAGCCGCAACCATTAGAAAACTTAAGCGATGGCACCCTAGATTTGCAATCTATCATTAACGCGATTAAACCTGATGATCATCATTTTGCGCGTACTCGCTTAATCAGCTTAGAAAATACCATAGGTGGCCAAGTACTGCCGCAACAGTATTTGGCCGATGCGCAGCAATTAGCTTTCAATAACCGCCTTAAAATTCATCTTGATGGTGCGCGCCTTGCCAATGCTGCGGTTGCCAATAATTGTGATATGGCAGACATTGCTCAGTATTTTGATTCTGTTTCTGTGTGTTTATCCAAAGGCTTAGCGGCACCTGTCGGCTCCTTGTTGCTGGGGGATGAAGCCCTAATCGCTAAAGCGCGGCGCTGGCGTAAAGTGCTAGGAGGCGGCATGCGCCAAGCTGGCATATTAGCGGCAGCAGGTGAGCTTGCACTTACCACTCAAGTCAGCCGTCTAGCTCAAGATCACGACAACGCCAAGTATTTAGCTGAGCAGTTGCTATCTATTGACGAGCTCACTATCGATATGGCCAAAGTGGAAACCAATATGGTGTTTGCTGGCATTAATGGCGCGCTCAATAGTCAGATGTTAGTGACTCATTTACGTGAGCAAGGCGTGATTATTTCTGGCGGCAATTCGCTGCGCTTTGTTTTACATAAAGATATCAGTCGCCTTGGGGTTGATAAGTTAGTCAGTGGCATTAAATCCTTTTTAAGCTGCTAG
- a CDS encoding trimeric intracellular cation channel family protein, with amino-acid sequence MHEAQIISALWLIGILAEAMTGALAAGRKQMDLVGVVIIGCATAIGGGTLRDMLLGNYPLVWVDNVHYLLAIACASLLTVMIAPIMRYLSSFFLALDALGLAVFSIVGAQKTLMLGYSPLVAIVMGLVTGVFGGVIRDILCNQMPLIFRKELYAVISLLTAGLYVGLKLVAVPEWINLIICISTGFSVRMLALKYHWSIPTFDYQAGNDQHNH; translated from the coding sequence ATGCACGAAGCACAAATTATTTCAGCACTCTGGCTGATTGGTATCTTAGCCGAAGCCATGACAGGGGCGCTGGCAGCGGGTCGCAAACAGATGGATCTCGTGGGCGTAGTCATCATAGGATGCGCAACAGCCATTGGTGGCGGCACCTTACGCGATATGCTACTTGGCAACTACCCGCTAGTATGGGTTGATAATGTCCATTATCTACTAGCTATCGCCTGCGCCTCATTACTGACGGTTATGATAGCGCCAATTATGCGCTACCTCTCCAGTTTCTTTTTAGCACTGGATGCGCTGGGACTTGCCGTATTTTCCATTGTCGGCGCTCAAAAAACCTTAATGTTAGGTTATAGCCCGTTGGTTGCTATTGTCATGGGGCTAGTCACAGGTGTATTTGGCGGTGTTATTCGCGATATTTTATGTAATCAAATGCCGCTGATTTTCAGAAAAGAATTATATGCCGTGATATCGCTACTTACCGCAGGGCTTTATGTCGGGCTTAAATTAGTGGCAGTACCCGAATGGATAAACTTAATTATCTGTATTAGTACTGGCTTTAGTGTGCGTATGCTGGCACTTAAATATCATTGGTCAATTCCAACCTTTGATTATCAAGCGGGTAATGATCAACATAATCATTAA
- a CDS encoding mechanosensitive ion channel domain-containing protein — protein MDDWSQLAQELPGLVVTYGVKILLAIVIFIVGKYVANVAKKITFKTLERRKVDRTVSSFVSNIAWSVVLAFTVIAALGQIGVQTASLVAVIGAAGLAIGLALQGSLANFAAGVLMVIFRPCRVGDYVEAAGVAGTVDEITIFSTRLLTPDNKVVIAPNSAMMNGTITNYSAMDKRRIDLVIGVSYDADIAATKKLLCEILEQSDYVLADPGYTVGLTALANSSVNFVVRPWVKTSDYWPAHFAIMETIKLKLDEAGIGIPFPQMDVHVKQLPSS, from the coding sequence ATGGATGATTGGAGTCAACTAGCCCAAGAACTACCAGGTTTGGTGGTGACTTACGGGGTTAAGATACTACTGGCGATTGTTATTTTTATCGTTGGTAAGTATGTGGCTAATGTAGCTAAAAAAATTACCTTCAAAACCTTAGAGCGGCGTAAAGTTGATAGAACGGTATCATCCTTTGTATCTAATATCGCTTGGTCAGTGGTACTAGCATTTACCGTGATTGCAGCGCTTGGCCAAATTGGCGTACAAACTGCGTCGTTAGTGGCTGTGATAGGTGCGGCGGGTTTAGCCATAGGCTTAGCTTTACAAGGCTCGTTAGCTAATTTTGCCGCTGGTGTCTTGATGGTAATATTCCGTCCTTGCCGCGTGGGTGATTATGTGGAAGCCGCAGGTGTTGCTGGCACAGTTGATGAAATTACTATTTTCTCTACTCGTTTACTGACGCCAGATAATAAAGTCGTGATAGCGCCAAACTCAGCCATGATGAATGGCACTATCACTAATTACTCGGCGATGGATAAGCGCCGTATCGATTTAGTGATTGGCGTTTCTTATGATGCTGATATCGCGGCGACTAAGAAGTTGCTCTGCGAGATTTTAGAACAATCAGATTATGTGTTAGCTGATCCTGGTTATACCGTGGGCTTAACTGCGCTGGCTAATTCATCGGTGAATTTTGTGGTGCGTCCTTGGGTAAAAACCAGTGATTATTGGCCTGCACATTTTGCGATAATGGAAACCATTAAGCTTAAGCTGGATGAAGCGGGTATTGGTATTCCGTTTCCGCAAATGGATGTTCACGTTAAGCAGTTGCCATCTAGCTAA
- a CDS encoding DUF4136 domain-containing protein, which translates to MKKLFLAVMVLALSACSSVKTSWDYNPDVNFSQFKTYAWVTSPGDDSQYHLDGLMDERVRTAINNELAAKGLTSTPQANAQLLVNYLTKVDTKVDVDTFTNYYGYNPYYSYYGPNWGWGNPWGPGTASTQTQVREYDVGTLIVDIIDQASGKLIWRGSLSNIIRDKDTPEQRTQFINEAVAQILANFPPKVGS; encoded by the coding sequence ATGAAAAAGCTATTTTTGGCTGTAATGGTACTGGCACTCAGTGCTTGTAGCAGTGTTAAAACCAGTTGGGACTATAATCCTGATGTAAATTTTTCGCAGTTTAAAACCTACGCTTGGGTGACATCGCCAGGTGATGATTCGCAATATCATCTTGATGGTTTAATGGATGAGCGTGTGCGTACCGCAATTAACAATGAACTGGCGGCAAAAGGGCTAACTAGCACCCCGCAAGCCAATGCTCAGTTATTAGTGAACTACCTCACTAAGGTAGATACTAAGGTCGATGTTGATACCTTTACTAATTATTATGGTTATAACCCTTATTATTCTTACTATGGTCCAAACTGGGGTTGGGGTAATCCTTGGGGGCCAGGTACCGCATCGACTCAAACTCAGGTGCGTGAATATGACGTGGGTACTTTGATTGTCGATATTATTGATCAAGCGTCTGGCAAGTTAATTTGGCGCGGTTCGTTATCAAATATTATTCGTGATAAAGATACCCCAGAACAGCGGACTCAATTTATTAATGAAGCGGTTGCTCAAATTCTCGCTAATTTCCCGCCTAAAGTGGGTTCGTAA
- the yciH gene encoding stress response translation initiation inhibitor YciH — protein MRIDPNVTLVYSTDKGRIEPEAEVVAPPTGDGIIRIHRDTKGRKGKGVSIIKGLSLDAKALDALAKTLKKQCGCGGTVKDFCIEIQTDNRELLKTLLEKQHYTVKLAGG, from the coding sequence ATGCGTATCGATCCAAATGTAACCTTAGTCTATAGCACGGATAAGGGCCGAATTGAGCCTGAAGCTGAGGTAGTCGCGCCGCCAACTGGCGATGGAATTATCAGAATTCATCGTGATACTAAAGGCAGAAAAGGCAAAGGGGTGAGCATAATTAAAGGCCTCAGCTTAGATGCCAAAGCATTAGATGCTTTAGCAAAAACGCTCAAAAAACAATGCGGCTGCGGCGGCACAGTCAAAGATTTCTGTATTGAGATCCAAACCGATAATCGCGAGCTGCTAAAAACCTTGCTAGAGAAACAACACTATACTGTCAAACTCGCAGGCGGCTAA
- a CDS encoding YqgE/AlgH family protein translates to MLSLQNQLLIAMPSLKNSIFERSLIYICEHDKSGAMGLIINRPAGLDVGTLVEQMELSDEIPDFADSPQNQVLIGGPVTPDKGFVLHSPQLYWTTSQKLTDDLMLTTSKDILSSLGSDKAPEKFLVALGYAGWAKDQLEHELAENSWLSVPATPELLFSAELENRWELAMQSLGFNVWQMSSQIGHA, encoded by the coding sequence ATGCTAAGTCTTCAAAACCAATTATTAATCGCTATGCCTTCGCTCAAGAACAGCATTTTTGAGCGCAGCCTTATCTATATTTGCGAGCATGATAAGTCAGGTGCCATGGGGCTTATCATTAATCGCCCAGCAGGTCTTGATGTCGGCACCTTAGTTGAACAAATGGAACTCAGTGACGAAATCCCAGATTTTGCCGATTCGCCGCAAAACCAAGTGCTGATTGGTGGACCCGTCACTCCAGATAAAGGCTTTGTATTACATAGCCCGCAGCTTTATTGGACCACTAGTCAGAAGTTGACTGACGATTTAATGCTCACTACCTCTAAAGATATTTTGTCATCATTAGGTAGTGATAAGGCCCCAGAAAAATTTTTAGTGGCACTAGGTTATGCCGGCTGGGCAAAAGATCAATTAGAGCATGAGCTTGCGGAAAACTCCTGGCTTAGCGTCCCTGCCACCCCAGAATTGCTATTTAGCGCTGAATTGGAAAATCGCTGGGAGCTTGCCATGCAGTCGTTAGGCTTTAACGTCTGGCAAATGTCGAGTCAAATCGGTCACGCTTAA
- the ruvX gene encoding Holliday junction resolvase RuvX, with protein sequence MTQTVLGFDFGTKSIGVAIGQQITGTARPLLSLKATDGIPNWEDIGKLIAEWQPDLVVVGLPLNMDGTEQEMTQRARKFANRLNSRFGVKIHTQDERLTTADAKARLFELGGYKALTKDQIDAVSAVLIIESYFDSCY encoded by the coding sequence ATGACACAAACAGTTTTAGGCTTTGATTTTGGCACTAAGAGTATTGGCGTTGCCATTGGCCAACAAATTACAGGCACCGCAAGACCGCTATTATCCTTAAAAGCCACAGATGGCATTCCAAATTGGGAAGATATAGGCAAGCTCATTGCCGAGTGGCAACCCGATCTGGTGGTAGTCGGTCTGCCGCTCAATATGGATGGCACCGAGCAAGAAATGACGCAGCGGGCGCGAAAATTTGCTAATCGCCTCAATAGCCGCTTTGGTGTCAAGATTCATACTCAAGATGAACGCCTCACTACTGCCGATGCTAAAGCGAGATTATTTGAACTTGGCGGTTACAAGGCGCTGACCAAAGATCAAATCGATGCAGTCTCTGCCGTGCTGATTATTGAGAGCTATTTTGACAGTTGCTATTAA
- the hemH gene encoding ferrochelatase has translation MAKYSGMSKELGHQTKNKTGVLLVNLGTPDAPTPKAVREYLAEFLSDPRVIEIPKLVWQAILHGIILRTRPAKSAANYQLVWTEAGSPLMDISLRQTAKLASLLKSEGEDVSVHLAMRYGNPSISSVMQKMRDSGIDKIIVLPLYPQYAAPTTASVFDAIAKEMMQWRYLPSLHFIHTYHDNPDFIKALCASLKRDFDAHGKPQKLVLSYHGMPKRNLELGDPYYCFCIKTSRLVAETLAMDPNDILTTFQSRFGKATWLQPYTDATMAALPAQGITDIAVACPAFSADCLETLEEIAGENREIFEHAGGESFRYIPCLNDDDLHIEMMANLVKPYF, from the coding sequence TTGGCTAAATATTCTGGCATGTCCAAGGAACTTGGGCACCAAACAAAAAATAAAACCGGCGTGCTGTTAGTGAACTTGGGCACGCCAGATGCACCAACCCCAAAAGCAGTACGTGAATATTTAGCTGAGTTTTTATCCGACCCAAGAGTCATTGAAATTCCAAAATTGGTGTGGCAAGCGATTTTACACGGGATTATTTTGCGCACCCGCCCGGCAAAATCCGCGGCTAATTATCAGTTAGTCTGGACTGAGGCGGGCTCGCCATTGATGGATATTAGCCTGCGCCAAACCGCCAAACTTGCAAGTCTGCTTAAGAGTGAAGGCGAGGATGTCAGCGTTCATCTTGCCATGCGCTATGGTAATCCCTCAATTAGCAGCGTGATGCAAAAGATGCGTGATAGCGGCATTGATAAAATAATTGTGTTGCCGCTTTATCCACAATACGCAGCGCCAACGACTGCATCAGTGTTTGATGCTATTGCGAAGGAGATGATGCAATGGCGATATTTACCCTCGTTGCATTTTATTCATACTTATCATGACAATCCGGATTTTATCAAAGCACTGTGCGCGTCACTTAAACGCGATTTTGATGCCCATGGTAAGCCACAAAAATTAGTCTTGTCTTACCATGGCATGCCTAAACGTAATCTGGAACTTGGCGATCCTTATTACTGTTTCTGCATCAAAACCAGTCGCTTGGTCGCTGAAACTTTAGCCATGGACCCCAATGATATTTTAACGACTTTCCAATCAAGATTTGGCAAGGCAACTTGGTTACAACCTTATACCGATGCCACTATGGCGGCGTTGCCAGCTCAAGGTATTACTGATATTGCTGTGGCTTGCCCAGCGTTTAGTGCCGATTGTTTGGAAACTTTAGAAGAAATTGCTGGTGAAAACCGTGAGATATTTGAGCATGCTGGCGGCGAGAGTTTCCGTTATATCCCTTGCCTGAATGATGATGATTTACACATTGAAATGATGGCAAACTTAGTGAAACCTTACTTTTAA
- a CDS encoding glutathione peroxidase has translation MPILPCRRSLLVSATVLLFSPSVLASECADYLNVTVKKLHSEQEINLCELTKGKPVLIVNTASNCGFTPQFKQLEAVHQAYKDKGLVVIGFPSDDFFQEEDKEEETAKVCYINYGVSFTMVAPSSVRGSDANSVFSYLADKSASPKWNFYKYLVSADGQTVIQFNSRVNPDSPELTQAINSVL, from the coding sequence ATGCCAATTTTGCCATGTCGTCGCAGCTTACTGGTGAGTGCCACAGTACTGTTGTTTAGCCCTAGCGTGTTAGCGAGTGAGTGCGCTGATTATTTAAATGTCACCGTTAAAAAGCTGCATTCTGAGCAAGAGATTAATCTATGTGAACTCACTAAAGGTAAACCAGTCTTGATAGTTAATACCGCCAGTAATTGCGGCTTTACTCCACAATTTAAGCAGTTAGAAGCTGTGCACCAAGCCTATAAAGATAAAGGCTTAGTGGTGATAGGTTTCCCATCGGATGACTTTTTTCAAGAAGAAGATAAAGAAGAAGAAACCGCCAAGGTTTGCTACATCAACTATGGCGTAAGTTTTACTATGGTGGCGCCATCAAGTGTTCGTGGCAGTGATGCTAATTCAGTGTTTAGCTACTTAGCCGATAAATCGGCCTCGCCAAAATGGAACTTTTATAAATATTTAGTGAGCGCAGATGGTCAAACTGTTATCCAGTTCAATTCTCGCGTAAATCCTGATAGCCCAGAACTTACTCAAGCTATTAATTCTGTGCTTTAA
- a CDS encoding PilT/PilU family type 4a pilus ATPase — protein MDVLPFLKIMVERKASDLFVTAGFPPSAKIDGELQPLGEQRLTPAQSLLFVESLMSDVQKQEFHTSRECNFAFGVKDLGRFRVSAFWQRESAGCVMRRIETKIPDVDDLKLPPILKDLVMSKRGLIIMVGGTGTGKSTSLAALVGYRNGNARGHILTIEDPVEFVHDHRLSIVTQREVGIDTDSFESALKSSLRQAPDVILIGEIRTQETMEFALAFAETGHLCMATLHANNANQALDRIMHLVPESKHQQLLFDLSLNLRGIVAQQLVPKMDGHGRMAAIEILINTPRISSLIQKNELHLLKETMAKSNEQGMQTFDQALFHLYQSGDISYADALHHADSPNDLRLMLKLKGKDSEGATVSLMDKVTLDLG, from the coding sequence ATGGATGTGCTTCCATTTCTTAAAATCATGGTTGAGCGCAAGGCTTCGGACTTGTTTGTGACGGCGGGTTTTCCCCCAAGCGCTAAAATCGATGGTGAATTGCAGCCGCTCGGTGAGCAAAGGCTCACGCCGGCGCAATCGTTACTGTTTGTTGAATCCTTAATGTCTGACGTGCAAAAACAAGAGTTTCACACTTCTCGCGAGTGTAACTTTGCTTTTGGGGTTAAAGATCTTGGGCGTTTTCGTGTGAGCGCTTTTTGGCAGAGAGAATCCGCTGGATGCGTTATGCGCCGCATCGAGACCAAAATTCCCGATGTTGATGATTTAAAGTTGCCACCAATCCTTAAAGATCTCGTGATGAGTAAGCGCGGCTTAATCATTATGGTGGGCGGCACAGGCACAGGTAAGTCAACGTCGCTAGCGGCACTGGTAGGCTATCGTAACGGCAATGCCCGCGGTCATATCTTAACGATTGAAGACCCGGTGGAATTTGTGCATGACCACAGGCTTAGCATAGTTACCCAGCGCGAGGTGGGCATAGATACCGACTCGTTTGAATCGGCCCTTAAAAGTTCACTGCGCCAAGCGCCCGATGTGATCTTAATTGGTGAAATTCGCACCCAAGAAACCATGGAGTTCGCCTTAGCGTTCGCTGAAACGGGTCACTTATGTATGGCAACCTTGCATGCTAACAATGCCAACCAAGCGTTAGATCGCATTATGCATTTGGTGCCTGAAAGTAAGCATCAACAGTTACTTTTTGATTTGTCATTAAATTTACGTGGTATTGTGGCGCAGCAACTGGTGCCAAAAATGGATGGCCATGGCCGAATGGCGGCCATTGAAATCTTAATTAATACGCCGCGAATCTCGTCGTTAATTCAAAAAAATGAATTACATTTGCTCAAAGAAACCATGGCTAAGTCCAATGAACAAGGCATGCAAACTTTCGACCAGGCGTTATTTCACCTTTATCAAAGCGGTGATATTAGTTATGCCGATGCCTTGCATCATGCCGATTCGCCTAATGATTTACGTTTGATGTTAAAGCTTAAAGGTAAAGATTCTGAAGGTGCCACAGTGAGTTTGATGGATAAAGTGACCTTAGATTTAGGTTAA